The Geobacter sp. AOG2 genome includes a window with the following:
- a CDS encoding lipopolysaccharide assembly protein LapB codes for MKTHSLSDWIKAADYYRGKGSFEKAIEAFAQARLALLADMGECFTRLGKLEEAQVLFEEILEADIRNIQANAGLGIVSLLSGAPEAAALAFGNVLHVDPREPKALCGLGMAQLQLGRYEEGIDLLQQSLREAPDNLAALDELVRFASAPGGEPYRPAALDHCRKYLERNPDATEVHDYLKTLEPTPSIRQAEPGALASLVAAFQANPFHRPTVLALAQRLGDAGLVRDGRDVCAVYLQRYPGDVDVLSLQRSL; via the coding sequence ATGAAAACCCACTCTCTGAGCGATTGGATCAAGGCCGCGGATTATTACCGGGGGAAAGGCAGCTTCGAAAAGGCCATTGAGGCCTTCGCCCAGGCGCGCTTGGCGCTGCTTGCCGACATGGGGGAATGCTTTACCCGGCTCGGCAAGCTGGAAGAGGCCCAGGTTTTGTTCGAAGAGATCCTGGAGGCTGACATTCGCAACATTCAGGCCAACGCCGGTTTGGGGATCGTTTCCCTCCTGTCCGGGGCCCCCGAAGCTGCGGCGCTTGCTTTTGGCAACGTTCTGCATGTCGACCCCCGTGAGCCCAAGGCGTTATGCGGCCTGGGGATGGCGCAACTCCAGCTAGGCCGGTATGAAGAGGGGATTGACCTCCTGCAGCAGTCCCTTCGCGAGGCGCCGGACAACCTGGCGGCGTTGGACGAACTGGTCCGATTTGCCTCTGCCCCTGGCGGGGAACCCTATCGCCCGGCGGCCTTGGACCACTGCCGGAAATACCTGGAGCGTAATCCCGATGCCACCGAGGTGCATGACTATCTGAAAACGCTCGAACCCACGCCGTCCATTCGCCAGGCAGAACCCGGCGCGCTGGCCTCTCTCGTTGCCGCATTCCAGGCCAACCCCTTCCACCGCCCGACGGTACTCGCACTTGCGCAACGCCTGGGCGATGCGGGGTTGGTACGTGACGGGAGGGATGTGTGCGCCGTGTATCTGCAACGATATCCGGGAGATGTCGATGTTTTGTCGTTGCAAAGGTCCCTGTGA
- a CDS encoding tetratricopeptide repeat protein produces MNGLSMKDQVAQAAYSQLQSYLAGDVPLAVERVEFFLKSHPDFAQAHNDLGVLYYRAGDLLRSLANYEKANRLDAGNPTFVKNLAEFYTVELGWFDDAIALLTGVLKNRPEDTEILGSLAAIGVKTGRTNEAEIFLDRILALEPWNQEAKSLLDDLRQGKAENGPSGAFVQEAPSAPPQIDAVLQGLRQSISDLAGSSETPEERYREAVLHAERGMVAEAVKELEELVKAAPDHALAFNDLGVLYYRLGDPGRSLSAHEQAVRLEPHNPTFRKNLANLCYSALGRTDEAICHFTEVLREYPQDVETLLALGQISAVNNLGEQARVFVSKALELEPWNQEAREFLELIT; encoded by the coding sequence ATGAACGGATTATCAATGAAAGATCAGGTGGCCCAGGCCGCTTACAGCCAGTTGCAGTCGTATCTGGCGGGTGACGTGCCCCTCGCCGTTGAACGGGTCGAGTTTTTTCTCAAGAGCCACCCTGACTTCGCCCAAGCCCATAATGACCTGGGGGTGCTTTATTACCGCGCCGGTGATCTGCTTCGCAGCCTGGCGAACTACGAAAAGGCCAACCGGCTGGATGCCGGCAACCCCACATTTGTCAAAAATCTTGCCGAGTTCTACACCGTTGAACTCGGTTGGTTCGACGATGCCATTGCCCTGCTGACCGGCGTACTCAAAAACAGGCCGGAGGATACGGAAATTCTCGGTTCCCTGGCGGCCATCGGCGTGAAAACCGGAAGGACCAACGAGGCGGAGATCTTCCTCGACAGGATTCTGGCGCTTGAGCCATGGAATCAGGAAGCAAAAAGCCTTCTCGATGATCTCCGCCAGGGCAAGGCCGAAAACGGGCCTTCCGGAGCTTTCGTCCAGGAGGCACCGTCTGCACCGCCGCAAATCGACGCTGTATTGCAGGGTCTTCGCCAGTCCATTTCAGACTTGGCGGGGTCGTCTGAAACGCCGGAGGAGCGTTATCGCGAGGCGGTTCTTCACGCCGAGCGGGGAATGGTCGCGGAAGCGGTGAAGGAGTTGGAGGAGCTTGTGAAGGCCGCGCCGGATCATGCCCTTGCGTTTAATGATCTCGGTGTTCTGTATTACCGTCTCGGTGATCCCGGACGGTCCCTGTCCGCCCATGAACAGGCGGTACGTCTGGAGCCGCATAACCCGACCTTCAGAAAGAATCTGGCCAATCTTTGCTACTCAGCCCTGGGCAGGACCGATGAAGCCATTTGCCATTTCACCGAAGTCCTCCGCGAGTATCCCCAGGATGTGGAAACCCTTCTGGCATTGGGCCAGATCAGTGCCGTCAACAACCTGGGCGAACAGGCCAGGGTCTTCGTGAGCAAAGCCCTTGAGCTGGAACCCTGGAACCAGGAAGCGCGCGAGTTTCTCGAACTCATAACCTGA
- a CDS encoding glycosyltransferase — translation MTTPLSHAAAPAVSIVIPVYNQLHFTRQCLTSLENNMDLGQFEVIIIDDASHDGTEEALRALAGTRPWLRYFRNPANRGFAASCNQGAVLAQGNYLLFLNNDTMVTPGWLPPLVEVLESQPDIGVVGPKLVFPDGTVQHCGKVWGDHHTPRSHPDHLYYREPGDAAHVNRSRDYQIITGACMLLRRAEFFRYGPFDEQYENGWEDDDLCYAYREQGMRIHYCSAATVVHFQSISLNDGLSQDERLLKELSGQVATGAPPDPRLPGLYQKVEQRLLGIRSRFERNRSRFFGKWGRRVFRDDYRYIQADGLEERFFGGQQMPQPLVSIILLTFNQLPYTIECVESLRRHTTERYELIFIDNGSTDGTVSWLRELVGREPATCRLIENNKNLGFARGCNQGLEAAKGDYLLLLNNDVVVTGGWLSGLLACFRHRPETGIVGPLTNNISGIQRLSGSPPSPQAGLEEFAAGIRTRFGGRRIYNRRIVGFCMLFSRDLFNRVGYLDESFGNGNFEDDDYCLRGELEGFRNLIAGDVFIHHYGSVSFRGNNMDYAQAMAGNRGVFNRKWSRTITEPLLARKVVTLKTMEEADRLRRQGKSNAAVEVLLKEGIAQIPGEMRFYCMIADILLEGGMPAEALQTLREAPRLYETSRALYLLVQAACLLAQEGVGRDAATRADRCHPAYPNARLMRGVLALCNGDIACATEEFHAAAAMDASNPDVWCGLAQVAEAASNREAAFEWYRRASIVAPTCLEAARGLHRLAASPDEQALARRHFEEALYFRDDDRDIRYLLIDLLIRAGEQSAALAHAERAMVLFGADKGLVDASLALRRSVGPLVIPPATRAAGTSVSLCMITKNEAKDLPRCLASLKPIVDEIVVCDTGSSDGTREIAEAFGARVIDHVWTGDFSAARNCSLAAATGAWTLVMDADETISPYDYDAFRELVGRQPNAMTAYTITTRNYTNKLVEKWQEHDGRYPVEEAGRGWMPSDKVRLFPNRPEIRFENAIHEMVEPALDRLKIPYPAAPQVVVHHYGYLDDKRQEDKKSLYYEIGVKKLAESGGSPKAIVELAIQAAGIERYEEAIELWKRALEYNPESPLAYFNLGFANLCIGRYDDAYDATKRALELQKDYREAWANLALIDIFRGRHLAALKQLDKQVVSRGDYVMFDLIRAVACCCNHEFERAEDCFRSVVSRQVEFDKFVETAARHLRRSGRWSDADAVVKIARKAGCRLQGEM, via the coding sequence ATGACTACACCTCTTTCCCATGCCGCCGCGCCTGCCGTCAGTATTGTCATACCGGTCTATAATCAACTGCATTTTACCCGGCAGTGTCTGACATCCCTTGAAAACAACATGGACCTCGGGCAGTTCGAGGTCATTATCATCGACGATGCTTCCCATGACGGGACGGAAGAGGCCTTGCGCGCACTTGCAGGGACCAGGCCTTGGCTGCGCTATTTCCGCAATCCCGCCAACCGTGGTTTTGCCGCATCATGCAACCAGGGGGCCGTTCTCGCCCAAGGCAACTATCTTCTTTTTCTCAACAATGACACCATGGTCACGCCCGGCTGGCTTCCCCCGCTCGTGGAGGTCCTCGAATCGCAACCAGATATCGGGGTGGTGGGGCCCAAACTGGTCTTTCCCGACGGTACGGTGCAGCACTGCGGCAAGGTCTGGGGCGACCATCACACACCCCGCTCGCACCCGGATCATCTCTACTATCGGGAGCCGGGCGACGCGGCACATGTCAACCGGAGCAGAGATTATCAGATCATCACCGGGGCCTGCATGCTGCTCCGCAGGGCTGAGTTCTTCCGTTACGGCCCCTTTGATGAACAGTATGAAAACGGCTGGGAGGACGACGACCTCTGTTATGCCTACCGTGAGCAGGGGATGCGTATCCATTATTGCTCCGCCGCCACGGTGGTCCATTTTCAGAGCATATCCCTGAATGACGGGCTTTCCCAGGATGAACGCCTGTTGAAAGAGCTCTCCGGCCAAGTGGCTACCGGTGCTCCGCCCGACCCGCGGTTGCCCGGGCTATACCAAAAGGTTGAGCAGCGGCTTTTGGGGATCCGATCGCGTTTTGAGCGCAACCGTTCCCGTTTTTTCGGCAAATGGGGCCGGCGGGTATTCCGCGACGATTACCGCTATATTCAGGCGGACGGCCTGGAAGAGCGCTTTTTCGGCGGCCAGCAGATGCCCCAACCGCTGGTATCGATCATCCTCCTCACCTTTAACCAGCTTCCCTATACCATCGAATGTGTTGAAAGCCTCCGGCGCCATACCACGGAACGTTATGAGCTGATTTTTATCGACAACGGCTCCACGGACGGCACGGTCTCCTGGCTTCGGGAGCTGGTCGGCCGGGAACCTGCCACCTGCCGGCTGATCGAAAACAATAAGAACCTCGGGTTTGCCAGAGGGTGCAACCAGGGGCTTGAAGCCGCCAAAGGGGATTACCTGCTCCTGCTCAACAACGATGTGGTGGTAACCGGTGGATGGCTTTCCGGTCTGTTGGCCTGTTTTCGCCACCGTCCCGAAACCGGCATCGTCGGGCCGCTTACCAACAACATCAGTGGTATACAGCGGCTCTCCGGTTCGCCACCGTCGCCGCAGGCCGGCCTCGAAGAGTTCGCCGCTGGAATCCGCACCCGGTTTGGCGGCAGGCGTATCTACAATCGTAGAATCGTCGGTTTTTGCATGCTGTTCAGCAGAGATCTGTTCAACCGTGTCGGCTACCTGGACGAATCCTTCGGCAACGGCAATTTCGAGGACGACGATTATTGTCTCAGGGGAGAGTTGGAAGGGTTCCGCAACCTTATCGCCGGAGATGTGTTCATCCACCACTACGGCAGTGTCAGCTTTCGTGGCAATAATATGGATTACGCCCAAGCCATGGCAGGCAATCGGGGCGTCTTCAACCGCAAGTGGAGCCGGACCATCACCGAACCGCTTCTGGCGCGCAAGGTGGTTACCCTCAAGACTATGGAGGAGGCGGACCGGCTTAGACGCCAGGGCAAGTCGAATGCGGCGGTCGAAGTATTGCTGAAGGAAGGCATCGCGCAGATCCCCGGCGAGATGCGTTTCTACTGCATGATCGCGGACATCCTCCTCGAAGGCGGCATGCCCGCCGAGGCCCTTCAGACACTCCGGGAAGCCCCCCGGCTCTACGAGACCTCCCGAGCACTCTACCTCCTTGTCCAGGCGGCATGCCTCCTTGCCCAGGAGGGAGTGGGGCGCGATGCGGCCACGCGGGCCGACCGGTGTCATCCCGCCTATCCCAACGCCCGGCTCATGAGGGGGGTGTTGGCTCTGTGCAATGGAGATATTGCCTGCGCGACAGAGGAATTCCACGCCGCCGCTGCCATGGATGCCTCTAACCCCGATGTCTGGTGCGGCCTTGCTCAGGTTGCGGAAGCGGCGAGCAATCGCGAGGCAGCGTTCGAGTGGTATCGCCGCGCCAGCATTGTTGCCCCGACATGTCTTGAGGCGGCCCGCGGGCTCCACCGGCTTGCCGCCAGCCCGGACGAACAGGCCCTTGCCCGCAGGCACTTCGAGGAAGCGCTGTACTTCAGGGACGATGACCGCGATATTCGCTATCTGTTGATCGATCTGCTTATTCGAGCCGGCGAACAGTCGGCGGCGCTTGCCCATGCCGAGCGTGCCATGGTGTTGTTCGGAGCCGACAAGGGGTTGGTAGATGCGAGCCTCGCGCTACGGCGTTCGGTCGGTCCCCTGGTTATTCCCCCGGCAACCCGCGCAGCGGGTACATCGGTCTCGCTTTGCATGATTACCAAGAATGAGGCCAAGGACTTGCCTCGTTGCCTGGCCAGCCTGAAACCGATAGTGGATGAGATTGTGGTCTGCGATACCGGATCGAGCGACGGGACGCGGGAGATTGCTGAGGCGTTCGGAGCCCGGGTTATTGATCATGTCTGGACGGGAGACTTCAGTGCGGCCCGCAATTGTTCGCTGGCGGCTGCAACCGGCGCCTGGACACTGGTCATGGATGCCGACGAGACGATCTCGCCATACGATTATGACGCGTTTCGGGAACTTGTCGGCAGGCAACCGAACGCCATGACGGCCTATACCATCACCACCAGAAACTATACCAACAAATTGGTGGAAAAATGGCAGGAGCACGATGGTCGTTATCCGGTGGAAGAGGCGGGCCGCGGATGGATGCCGAGCGACAAGGTGCGCCTGTTCCCGAATCGCCCGGAGATCCGGTTTGAGAATGCGATCCACGAGATGGTCGAACCGGCCTTGGACCGCCTGAAGATTCCCTATCCTGCCGCCCCTCAGGTGGTCGTCCATCACTACGGCTACCTGGACGACAAGCGCCAGGAAGATAAAAAGAGCCTGTATTATGAGATAGGGGTAAAGAAACTTGCCGAGAGCGGCGGCTCACCGAAAGCGATTGTTGAACTCGCCATTCAGGCCGCCGGTATCGAAAGGTATGAAGAGGCCATTGAACTCTGGAAGCGGGCGCTTGAGTATAACCCCGAATCCCCGCTGGCCTATTTTAATCTTGGTTTTGCAAATCTCTGCATCGGACGTTATGATGATGCTTACGACGCAACGAAACGCGCCCTGGAATTGCAAAAAGATTATCGTGAGGCCTGGGCCAACCTGGCCTTGATCGATATCTTCAGGGGGCGGCACCTGGCCGCTCTGAAGCAGCTTGACAAGCAGGTCGTGAGCCGTGGCGACTATGTCATGTTCGACCTGATCCGTGCGGTGGCCTGTTGCTGCAACCATGAATTCGAGCGAGCCGAGGATTGTTTCCGAAGCGTGGTGAGCCGGCAGGTGGAGTTCGACAAATTCGTCGAGACGGCTGCCCGGCATCTGCGGCGATCAGGCAGGTGGTCCGATGCCGATGCCGTTGTCAAAATAGCCCGTAAGGCGGGCTGTCGTCTGCAAGGTGAAATGTAA
- a CDS encoding flagellar biosynthesis repressor FlbT: MSLKLHLKPHEKIIIGGAVMQCGNRPIEFTVENNVPILRQKDIMTEAGATSPARRVYFVLQLMYIDSGANDSNYHEVFRELEREITAAVPSSQRFFDEISGEVAAGRFYQALKTAQALMAYENQLLAHVGDTSPPLLPAGN, encoded by the coding sequence ATGTCACTGAAACTTCACCTCAAACCCCACGAAAAGATCATCATCGGCGGCGCCGTCATGCAGTGTGGGAACCGCCCCATCGAATTCACAGTCGAAAACAATGTGCCCATACTCCGTCAAAAGGACATCATGACCGAGGCCGGGGCGACTTCGCCGGCCCGACGGGTCTATTTTGTGCTTCAGCTCATGTATATTGACAGTGGCGCGAATGACTCAAACTATCATGAGGTTTTCCGCGAATTGGAACGGGAGATTACGGCCGCCGTACCGAGCAGCCAACGGTTTTTCGACGAGATCAGCGGGGAAGTAGCAGCAGGAAGATTCTATCAGGCCCTTAAAACGGCACAGGCGCTCATGGCATACGAAAACCAACTTCTGGCACATGTCGGCGACACCTCACCACCGTTGCTACCTGCGGGCAATTAA
- a CDS encoding flagellin: protein MAINDISLTSGMRNNLLSLQNTTTLINRTQTRLSTGKSVNTALDNPTNFFAAQTATARATDLSNRKDGMSEAVQMVSAANAGITGITSLIQSAQGVAQAALATTSVTDRASYATTFNTLMTQITELASDSGYRGTNFLNSQNQTVEFAPATGGATLQIQGFDATSTGLGLSTATNVGNTGSTGWADATAGTANIQSSATQLEGALNTLRSQSSTLSANLSVVTARQTFTDNMVSTLQTGADNLTLADTNQEGANLLMLQTRQSLGITSLSLASQAAQAVLKLF, encoded by the coding sequence ATGGCAATCAACGACATCTCCCTTACCAGCGGCATGAGGAACAACCTGTTGTCCCTCCAGAACACCACCACCCTCATCAACCGGACCCAGACCCGTCTGTCCACCGGCAAGTCGGTCAACACCGCTCTCGACAACCCGACCAACTTTTTTGCCGCCCAGACCGCAACAGCTCGCGCCACCGACCTGTCCAACCGCAAGGATGGCATGAGTGAGGCCGTGCAGATGGTTTCCGCAGCTAACGCAGGCATCACCGGCATCACCTCCCTGATCCAGTCCGCCCAAGGTGTCGCCCAGGCAGCATTGGCCACCACCAGCGTCACCGACCGTGCCAGCTACGCCACCACCTTCAACACCCTGATGACTCAGATCACCGAACTGGCCAGCGATTCCGGCTATCGCGGCACCAACTTCCTCAACAGCCAGAACCAGACTGTTGAATTCGCTCCCGCAACCGGCGGCGCTACGCTGCAGATCCAGGGTTTCGACGCAACCTCCACAGGTCTTGGCCTGTCGACCGCAACGAACGTCGGTAACACCGGTAGCACTGGCTGGGCAGACGCCACCGCCGGTACCGCCAACATCCAGTCTTCGGCCACCCAGCTTGAAGGCGCGCTCAACACGCTGCGCAGCCAGTCTTCAACGCTGTCCGCCAACCTGAGCGTCGTCACCGCCCGTCAGACTTTTACCGACAACATGGTCAGCACACTCCAGACCGGTGCCGACAACCTGACCCTGGCCGATACCAACCAGGAAGGCGCCAACCTGCTGATGCTGCAGACCCGCCAGAGCCTGGGTATCACCTCCTTGAGCCTGGCTTCGCAGGCAGCTCAGGCCGTCCTGAAACTGTTCTAA